Proteins found in one Mytilus edulis chromosome 2, xbMytEdul2.2, whole genome shotgun sequence genomic segment:
- the LOC139513371 gene encoding citrate synthase, mitochondrial-like — MSIIRTVASSALQQSKVLFPAASIGVRNSSSSTNLKDVLADLIPEKQKEVVALRKEHGNTKVGEVTLDMIYGGMRGIKGLVTETSVLDPDEGIRFRGYSIPECQKILPRGNAGKGEEPLPEGLFWLLCTGQVPSQEQADAISEEWNKRAALPNHVITMLNNFPSNLHPMSQFSAGITALNSESKFAKAYSDGVHKASYWEYVYEDSMDMIAKLPTVASIIYRNLYRDGTAVTAIDNKKDWSWNFCSMLGYDNADFIELMRMYLTIHSDHEGGNVSAHTTHLVGSALSDPYLSFAAGMNGLAGPLHGLANQEVLVWLTKVQEDVGKDFSEEKMRDWVWNTLKSGQVIPGYGHAVLRKTDPRYTCQREFALRKLPNDPLFKLVSALYKVTPDVLMEQGKAKNPWPNVDAHSGVLLQYYGMTEMNYYTVMFGVSRALGCMSSLIWDRAMGLPLERPKSFDTPSYRKLAESAK; from the exons ATGTCTATAATAAGAACTGTAGCCTCATCAGCTTTACAACAAAGCAAG GTGCTGTTTCCAGCTGCCTCAATAGGTGTACGAAATTCATCTTCCAGTACA AACTTGAAAGATGTTTTAGCAGACTTGATACCAGAAAAACAGAAGGAAGTTGTAGCCTTAAGAAAGGAGCATGGAAACACGAAAGTTGGTGAAGTAACACTGGATATG ATCTATGGTGGTATGAGAGGAATAAAAGGCTTAGTAACAGAAACTTCAGTCTTAGATCCAGATGAAGGCATCAGATTTAGAGGGTACAGCATTCCTGAGTGTCAGAAAATTTTGCCAAGGGGCAATGCAGGAAAGGGAGAGGAACCACTTCCAGAGGGACTCTTCTGGTTATTATGTACAGGTCAAGTGCCATCACAAGAACAAGCAGATGCTATATCTGAG gaATGGAACAAACGAGCCGCATTACCTAACCATGTGATAACCATGTTAAACAATTTCCCATCAAACCTTCACCCAATGTCTCAGTTTAGTGCAGGAATTACAGCTCTCAACAGTGAAAGTAAATTTGCTAAAGCTTATTCTGATGGTGTACATAAGGCATCATATTGGgag TATGTGTATGAAGATTCTATGGATATGATTGCAAAGTTACCAACAGTGGCATCTATAATCTACAGAAATTTATACCGTGATGGTACAGCTGTAACAGCTATTGACAATAAAAAAGACTGGAGTTGGAACTTCTGTTCTATGTTAGGTTACGACAATGCTGATTTCATAGAACTGATGAGAATGTATCTTACAATTCATAG TGACCATGAAGGAGGAAATGTCAGTGCTCATACCACACATTTAGTAGGAAGTGCTTTATCTGACCCGTATCTTAGTTTTGCAGCTGGTATGAATGGCTTAGCTGGACCACTCCATGGACTGGCAAATCAG gaaGTACTTGTATGGTTAACAAAAGTGCAAGAGGATGTAGGAAAAGATTTTTCAGAGGAGAAAATGAGAGACTGGGTTTGGAATACCCTTAAATCTGGACAGGTTATACCAGGATATGGTCATGCTGTATTGAGGAAGACAGATCCACGATATACATGTCAGAGAGAGTTTGCTTTGAGAAAACTCCCTAATGATCCATTGTTTAAATTGGTATCAGCTCTCTACAAGGTCACACCAGATGTTTTGATGGAACAGGGTAAAGCCAAGAATCCATGGCCTAATGTAGATGCACATAGTGGAGTTTTATTACAG TACTATGGTATGACAGAGATGAACTACTACACAGTCATGTTTGGAGTGTCCCGTGCACTAGGATGCATGTCTTCACTTATTTGGGATCGGGCTATGGGACTACCTTTGGAAAGACCAAAATCTTTTGACACACCATCATACAGAAAATTAGCAGAAAGTGCTAAATAA